The sequence ttcaaatctttataatttaagaagtcttcttttttccctttgaaaGTAACATTCCATCCTCTGACTTTTCATAGAATTGTATTGTGTTGTCTGCTTTATATTTTCAgccaaaatatactttttgttttgataattagattcaatattaaaaattcatggtgtttgtatattttatcttctctggatacatttaaaaaaaatgtttatttaattgattgagttttctttggtatttttagaagtaaattaaaaattttgagtaataagatgtatttgaaaatagCTAGATTATTTATGTTCCAGAAGGAAAACAAGGACAAATTATGTATGGTCGTATTATGTATCCCACCCCCATGCATAATCTTCTCAAGTTTCAATTCAGCTTACTGTTTTGTTCAGTCGTAACTTTAGTTAAAAGGGATTCATTGATTtaagttgcataaaaaaaaatgcttaatgttTTGAAGTGTAaagaagtaatataaaattacttctctTTAAATCTAGGAAATCTGTTGCAAAACTTATTTGCTATTGTAATTAATATGAGGGAAAAAGTGCTTGTTTCTGGTTGGATAGACAAGGCACTAGTTTTTGACTGGTTTAAAGAGCATTAAAAATAGATTGATGATGATATATATCTTGACAAACCAGTTGTGGTTTTTTTGGGGGGTGGGTGGGGTGGATTGTGTTTATTGATTGGTTACATGATTATCAACCGTACACTATTCTGGATGACCAAAATTGCATGGATACATGGATGAGAAATTCCCTTACAACAAAGTTGGTTCTTGCCTCATGAGTGTATAATGGCTTGAGGCTGAGTTACTTTCATTTGTTAATGAATTGCATCTCTTGCTGGTGGAGTTGGGCAATATCTTTCTATGGCCCTTTGATTTTAATCCCATATTCAGTGTTCTGACAACAGTCTTTCAGATTATCCCAGGTACCAAGGGAAGCTAAAGAAACTCTGTATATGTACCTGATGGTAAAACAGTCAATGTGTATTACTACACAGTTGACTTTAACATTCTACATAATTGTTTCATCAGGATAATATCTATCTGTTGTAGTGTCTATCAAAATGGTTTTTGGTCAAACATGGAAACTGTGTAGTTgaataatttatgctttttatcttttgtgattttttttatatatatttctcatgaTCAAGTCATTGCTATGTGGAACTAGATTTCAGACTGGAGATGTAATGTAAGCAAAAGCAAGGAAGTTGGTTTAACACTTTTTCATTAATAGCCTGAGGCagagtttcaaaaaattcaattgaaataatgTAATGTTCAAGAAAAGTATATAGAAGACGATAAAatcataattgtaaaaattaagaataaaaatttttatttcatcaatataattattcttttagcCATGCCTTGTATTGTCATGAATTACTGATACCGTAAAATGCATATTATACTAAAGAAATTTGTCACTTTTATCTATGTTGttaaaactttgaataatataaatattgcatgGTCTTTGGCATGGCCATGTAcatgatattattttatgttccttataatgattttataaattaggttatttaaatatactaacattaaaaatttttactaatttcatttttttttctagaactcTTTGCATATTGAAAATTTGGTTGAATTGTTATCTGTATTCAAAAGTTCTGCTGTAAGTCGTCATTCTAAGCCATGGAATAATTTTGCCGCACGGATACAtgaacttatttttaatgaatcttcagGAGCCATTACTCAAGATACTGCTACTGAATATTGTACAaagaatataactaaaattttagaagtcaacATAAATGAAGCTCCTGGTAAGAATTTTCAAACAGTATCAGTTTATAAGTTCAcacttttgtttatttacataACTTACTCTGACCTGCTATATGGGGTGTAagatttactttgaattttattttaaggtagTAGCAATGCTAGCTTCAAAATCTGGTCTGACATCTTATTTTCCTGTGTTGTGTTGTGGAAGAGTTTGAATCGTTACAGGGTTGCCATGCCACTGGTAGAACCTGGAAAAcattgagaattaaaaaattgatagaaaaactAGTAAAATGCaggggaatttgaaaattttcatataaacaagGAAAATGCCGGGAATTTAAGttccttagttatttttttatcaactaaaaAAATCCAATCTCCAAAGATTGCAATTAATCATAGTCATAGCTtctgaaaacaaaacaatacTTTTCGTGATTGTGTAATGCAGGAACTCATCCCTTCTCTACTTTCTCCCCCTTTTTTCTTTATAGATCATTCCAGTTTCAATTTGcgagacagttttttttttcaatgagatTCCTGAATTACAGCTAATGAACACGCACAAGACTTCTCTAACTACTTGAAAGAATAGAATGAATTTCTTTGTTGAGAACATTAAATATGCCGAAGCAGAGCAATGGTGTTTAGTCTACCATACTcaagtttattgaatggtttgtttattatttgcaaaactgtgaaattattcaaagtagtttagagaattatttttaaacaatgaggTGTTCAAAACAATGAGGTTTGGAGGAACAATGAGGTAAACAATGAGGTTTAAAACAAattggatggataaaaaaaatcaaatttgattttgctgaatgggttTCTAGGAGTTCCTCAAAATTCATAACAAGACTGTCTGCCAGCTAAAAAGAATCATCACTGATTTTGAACTTAGTATTTAAAaggaatacatgaaaaaaatgacaTGTCATTTTCGAAAATGTCAAAGtccaaaaataaaccaatttcaaactttttagttaaagaacaaaaatttaaagctgaatttttatgagcattaaaacttgttttgtcacatttgttatttaatacatttaatgatatatcagaaacattttcacatatgttcactgaaagtgaaatagctaaaaaaaatgtacattaggcCACTCAGAAATGTtgtgtggtggtaacatcataagccagataacaacttccggagaagagtgtacatttctgtctagtggctttgttactcggctatgtaCCTTAACtttgcgagttcgaatctcaaacttgcacattggtgaccctggttctgaactaccgcatccttcattcagctgttgtggctccatctaccggtaggaaccactcacacacgctcgctgtcgcccgccataacgcttggcgcgataacaacgttcatcgctcgccataactggcgcgataaactctaccgactcactggtgggggactattgtggtggtaacatcataagccagataacaacttccggagaagagtgtacacttctgtttagtggctttgttactcggctatgaaccctaacgttgcgagttcgaatctcgaacTTGCACAGTTGTACCTTATTTGTTGAGGATTATCTCCAAGAAACTGATAGCTGAAAAATCTacagaaattgatgcccaaatacatAAATTGGCAgaattggataaataaaaaagtaatattgctttgtaatgttttttttttttttttaataatcattaaacgATTTGTATCTTGATAACCAAAATGACCaaagtccttaattttgtgtgactgaCAGTTAAAGAGTTTGAGAGGTAATATATCCCCCCCTTCCCCCTTAATTTTGTCtttctaaattctaaataaaaaaagagatttttttttttttttgtatgtaaatatcaattttcttttaatatgctattatttcaaattaggtcaaattgttgcttcctttcctttctttttccactccctaaaatcatattgcattataactagcacataagtgttatttttgaatttccttgtatcttgaatatatatacaGGGGGGGGAaagggaaaacacagggaatttatTTCCAGTTTTGAGCGGCAATCCTGTGTTAGTTAGATTTGTatgataaatctatatttttttacaagttaaaaataaaactttttgtttataaattaatttcttttatttatgattgatgtttttttttttctgtaacgaataattatttagtagtaaaactgattatatttagattctgataaattaaaatggaaatctaaatttttattatgtagtctttttgtttttaaagctcTGTCAGTTAGAATATAGGTTACAAAATGAAATGGAGGGCACACTATtacaattcaattatttcaaacaaactgtttttaaaatgtaaattttattagtCGTAATAACTCTGTTATTTTcctataaagatttttaattaaaaatatgaattaaaacacttaatttagttaatttttccaaaactttttctccATATATGTCTGTATGcagtatttcttttcattattggCAGTTTTCctttattactatattttgtttcaaacttaAAGAACAGCAACAATAAAAAAGGATGGTCTTAGTGTCTGCAGAACAAATAAAAGCTGTAGTGTCTATATCCCCCCCTAATTACAGTTATTCAATTGtatatgtaaatttatgaaaggtagtattttattttaatcctgtttattaaaatatgctgaatcattaaatatctgtATTgcttaattcaaatgaattttaataaaaatccaatcttgatgaaaattttattattatgtaacaCTGTATTCTGATAGTGAAGTGGACAGTGTTACAATGTCCATCACCACCAAGAGCATTAAATACTGGAAATGCATGCTACTCACAATTACAAATACAGTAACTCCCGAGTATCCGACCTAATGTGACAAGTGGACTGGCCGGATTACAAAAAAGCCAAaaaggccggagttctatgaactcatttcttagTCCAccaataaaagaaacaaagtttttaatcATTCATCTCTGACTGTAACTAGTTACCAGTTTAAGTGGCCTATTTACTAGTTTAAGTGTTAATGCCACAAAAATAAAGCTTACTTAATGTCTTTATGCTTACCTTTCAGCATGATTTTTCTTACTATTATTCCACTTTCACTAGCTTGTACAACACACCATTTTTCAACTTCTGCTTGCTTTTTTTTCAGTTCCACAATGAACTTTTCCCAACTCCTAAATCCAAAGCTATATTTTTTGCTGTTACACCAGAATCTAGTCGTTGTATAGTATCATAATTTTCTCCTTTATAGTCACTacaatttttttcgtttattaacCATTTTGAAATCACACTGTGgtcagttaaaaaaacatttgagcaTATCCCAAGAGCAATTTACAAATATGTACGATTATAATcagaaacagcaacaacaactGAGGTCCATTACACACTGTCTAAACAATGAACAACAAGCAGAATGCTACTTTGTTCCTgacacaacttgtattttgcgcATGACATGGAGGAGGATCGTAGGACATCTACTTCCAATGCCTTGACAATGTTGCCAATGCGATGCCTTGCCTTGCCTTGCCTtcccttcctcatttaattatgataaaagaaagcTAGTCCAGATAGTACAGAAGCTGGTTAGTCGTGAACCGGATACTTGAGAGTGTACtgcatataatttgaattatattcaatatttatgagGGTGGGTAGAAACGTTTCTGACCTAAcccggaaaaaaaaatctgtttcatgattgctttatttttcaacatagtcCCCTTCCAAAGATATATACTTGCTCCAGCGATGCGGCAATGCTTGGATCCCCTCTCTGTAAGAACTTTCTTCTAAGGCTTCAAAGTAGGCAGTCGTCACTGTGATGACTTCAGTGTCAGAACAGAATTTCCTTTCAGCCAGAATTTTTTTCAGGTTGTGGAAGAGGCTGTAGTCTGTGGGAGCTATATCAGGAGAATAGGTTATATGAGGGAGAATTTCAAGCTTCAGTTCATGAAGTTTTGCTATCACAATGACAGCCTTGTGGACAAGAGCATTGTCCTAATGAAACATGACTTTCTTCTTGGCCAAACCTGagcttttttctttgattttggaatGCAATTTATCCAAAAGATTAGCTTAATATTCAGCATTGATGGTCCTGCTTTTTCTAGATTGTCCGATACTAAAATTCCCTTAACATCTAAAAAAACTGTTGCCATAAACTTTTCAGCAGATggcttacttttttttctttttttttacgttgATTCTTTCTTTGCTGTCTAACATTTTGATTGCTGCTTGGTTTCTGGAGTATAGTGATGGATCCATGTCTCATACAGTGTCATAAaacactgcaaaaaaaaaaaaaaaaaactggctttTTTTAATTGTACAGCTCCAAGCATTGTTTCGATATTGTCATGCCCTGCAGTTTTTGATCCAAAGTCAACAAACGTTCACCCATCGAAAGTCAAACCCATCTTGCTGACAATTTTCTCATATCCAAAATATTGGTTTAAATATGATGCGGTTGTTCTTTGGATATACTTAAAGACTTGACAACCTCTGTCAATTTCAGTCAGTAATCCTTCATAATGTTTCTGTGAACTTTTCTAATGATTTCATCTGTAGTGGCTGATTCTGGTCTTACGGAATGCTCCACACCCAGAATGCTTGTACGACCACATTTAAAATCTGAAACCCATGTTTAGGAGTTTGAATGATTAACAGATTCCCCCAATGTAGCATCTAGCtcagttttaatatttgtgtttGTTCTGTGTTTGAACTTGAGTGTTATGATTGAGAATCTGCAACACACTGCATACGTTTACGCTTTCTTCGTTCCTGTTGTAAAGCTATTTTATGTTCATGTTTAATTCGATTAgcttctgattttaaattttcatcacttGTTTTTGTTGATTGAAGGTTTTGTTCCAGCCTATGTTTGCACTTtcgttctcttttttttttttttctttccaaggCTTCATCGGGAGAAAGCTTAGGATGCCCcgtttatgatttattcattgcctatgcgatttcgagcttcaacccccccccccccccaaccaaaacaacatcatgtcctTTTTCCGTTCTCGTTTCCGTTTTTCGGCTTCTAATAAAGTAAGTGACATAAATGTAGTATCGTTCGATAGGGGGCATTGAGAGAGTGTATCGATGTCAGCCATAAagagaatttttgcaaaaatgagGTCGAAAACCTCGtacgaaaattcaaatttttacaactttggAAGCCCATAACTCTCGGATCATTCGGAGTAGCAACGTGAAACTCATATTGTTACGGGCTTTTCGGCGAGTACTATCCAACGATACGAGCAAATACAATGTATTCGAGACCCGATCGAGGACCCTACTGAGAGGAGTGTTTCGGTAAAAATGTCCTCTATGTTGCATAGAAACCGAGATATAGCAACTTCCGTTCCAACCGGAAGGTGACGTCATTGACATCCCGAGACCCATAGGAATTATGGTATCGAATCGACAATGATTTGACCAATGTTAAGCAAAATGcatactgcgcatgcgcaatggatccaaaatttttGGGGGACTTCGAGGAACCCCGAGAGTACTTGTAAGTGAAAAGTccatgtctctaacatatgtagtttaTGAGATATAATGAAAACCATCTGtgcatgcgcagtagatgactccatgggGGAGGGGTCTTCTATAGTCTCATAGGATTACTATGGTTAGAACCCATTGTCTCTAACATatatagtttacgagatataactgCACAGTAGATGACACCATGTGGGTCTTCTATAGCCtgtaggattactatggtgaaaaccccatgtctcgaacagcaggtcaaccttttcaaaacgcatctgctttcgaaaaagcatacataataataatgcaatactggtaaaagcaggtgaaacaaatgaagatgaatattgccatttatgctttattcattgcctacgcgattttgaacttcaattattcaaaaccccgtaacaaaaacaaaatcaatttctcacatgataacaacCAAAGGCCAATCCTTCAAATATGCAAGAAATAATGAACAGAAATGACACTCTGAGGTACTTTAGTCAAAATAACTCTGGGAGCGCCACCTCTAGATGAGACTGGAAACTTTTCATTCCACCTTTGTATGTAACAGatcaaatatcattttatgaATGTTTGCTTGATACTGTAGCATATCTTGATAccacaaaattaaagaaaaatcatgtaATTCTATGCTCATACTTTCCTACTTCGAAACTTTTCATGTAACTCAAATAATGCGTAAATGAATATGCAACTTGATTTCATGAACagggtttttaaatatttcatttttagtactTAAAGCACTTATTCCTTCCCCCCTCTGAATATAAGGATGTTATTTAAGGTTTTATCCCTTTTGTATTTCATCATCCTTTCTAGTGTTTTTATTTAAGTTCATGAAAATGCCTatttatttcagctatttttcATTGAGCTGGAAATTCAAgcttataattttcttattatcagACAGTCTTGACTTTCAATTATTGTCCGTAAGGAATTCAAATTCCTACTATGAGAGTGCATGTGTATCAGAGCTAGTACgcatttcttagaaaataaatgcatctataAAAATCAGCATTAGTTTGAtacatatttttgcaaatatgcaAAGAGCTAtacatatttttgcaaatatgcaAAGAGCTAtacatatttttgcaaatatgcaAAGAGCTAtacatatttttgcaaatatgcaAAGAGCTAtacatatttttgcaaatatgcaAAGAGCTAtacatatttttgcaaatatgcaAAGAGGTATACTTTCAGATCCAAAGAATGTCTTTATTTGCATGCTTTGAACCAAAGGAATTTCTTTTCTCTTAGAAAAGGGATATTATCTTAATGAaagagtattaaattattttgcctGTAGTTTAATcccttaaatgttaaattttctttattctatgttaaattttctttctttataatatttagaataaagaaataattatattttctttattctaaaattcaatattttagaaatctattGACATTTGATCCAAGAGCATACAAAGTGTTGAATATGTATATAGATGTatgtagatatatttaaatttataccaaaataatTTGAGTATTTAATGGAAATcacttctaatatttattatacttgctttctattgaagttttaaaatccaTCACTACGAATATAGAAAATaagatacaatatttataatttaaaatttttttgtttcactaTGAATTCTGAGTTACTAAATctgtataacatattttattataaataataaatgttcttgttctgtttcattttatgaaacaagatccattagaaattatattgcaaaaatattatgttcttaagagttttatttatcaaagaagaaagaaaaaaaaaagacatagtcatgtttaaaaaaagacaactgaaagttattttcaattaaattttgtgatttctattttattattttggtaatggaatttttaaaaaagtcatgaaaattattctgatttgcatgtatgaaattttgtatgattgtatgattttttttaaaaagtaagtaatgTTTAATTGCTCACACTGCTATCCCTTTCCATTTTTTAGTATTCCAAAAAttcaattctaataattataaaaatgtttagtttttaataattactagtcttaaagctaatatttttttaattaatagatgcTGATGTTGAGGAAGTGGAACTGGAAAAAATGGCTAGAATGCTGATGTTGTTTGCTGATGCTTCCGTTATATCAGTTGAAAGTACACAAGACAAGTTACACTGGAATTCTATATTAAATCCAGTTATTTCAATTATACAATTTGCTTCAAATAGGCCATACATGCATAGTAAGAAATTTCTAAGTTCTGTAAAATTAATCACTCTTTTGATCAAAGAAAGTCATGGCTGTGATAAAATCGAATTAGATCCTCATACAACTAACATAATTGGAAGTCTGAATCAAAGTCctgaaataattgaattcttaTATCAAAGGTTATTCATGAACATTTACAACAACAGTTGTATCTCACAAAGTtacattctttttgaattttttgacacaATAATTGCTGAGTCTAGACTGAATGGTTTGTTCTTATCCATCATTCCACAGATGATGAAAAAAGTTGAAgatattttagaagataaaacacaaagaagaaatttacttttttctttatggAAGATTTTAGTGAGTCTTGTAAATAGTGGATTAGCCATAAACTTTAGTATTATTCAATCACTTAACTATAGAATCTTTTCAGAAGTTTTGAAATGTGGTATCTTACAGGAGTGTTTGTCAAAGCCAGCAAATTTGGATGGCATTAGAAAAGAACAGTGGTTACGATTTTCTCATCAGTCAATTTGCAATTTTTGGTGTGTTATACATTCAGTAATTCCTCATCTTTCAGATGATGAGATGACTTTCATAATGTTGCCACTTATTGAAGAAACTGAGAAAGTGTTTAATGATGGACCAAAGATTGTGGTACCATATGcaattagttgcctaaaacagATAATCCCAAAATTGGGCAAACATAATTTATCTATGATGTCTGCATTACTTGAAGTTGCATGGAAATCTTGTTTAGAGCTTCGTGGAAATGAAGCCTTTCGTCCTTCGCTTAgttctttaattgaaataatttttcaaccaGATATGATACAAGAAGCATTCTTCCCTTCTTTAGATATGTACTTTAAACGTTTTAAGGAGCTTTCTGAGAGTACTTCAGGTATTTTctatacatttataaaacaattctgCTCTGCAATTCCACTCCGCAAATTATTAGAGTCAGGATTTAATTGCATACACATTTTTGTATTTGCTCTAACCTTTGGTCCCATTCACCAAAAAGCTCATAAAATTATGGAAGAGACCTTAATTTATCTTTTGGAACAAGATCCACATCTTAGCAGAAGCCTAACTCTTGTTGATAGCAACAAACCATCCTGCTTTGTCAGAATAACAATTCTGGAATAtcttttagagaatttaaaagaagaaactaaAGAATCagaagattttgtatttttattaattcaagagCTGATGATGGCAGATAGTGAGGATGAGAGCAAACCAACTTCTCATTTTGCAAATTCTCTTAGCCATAGAATAAGAAATCGGGCATGGCAATCAATTTTacttattcaacattttattaaaaataaagttttgaatgaaCAGCTTTTGCTGAAAACATTAACTGCTCTAGGAGCTGAAAGCCAACAACCTTCGATTCGTTACTTACAAGAATGGGTTACATTCAATGTCCTTCATGTTGAACAGagcttcattaataaatttattttgataatcgaTGATTCACTAGACAAACGACCCAGTTACATCATCTCAGTTGTTTCCATCacaaatcttttaattttgcatcaaataatcaatgaaaaaaataatattgcaaaatgttttaaacttttaactattttatgtatgGCTCAGAATTTTACAGTAAGACTTTATGCACAAGTGacattaactaatttatttgaattgtgtCAGCAAatggatatttcaaattttattaaccaATATGAATTTGTATCACAAATGATTGATATGCAAACTACCATGGTGGAAGGACATGGTAATTTTTTCAAGAACATTAAGAAGCTTTCCTCTGATTTTTACTTTTCTGCTTTTAACCCCATCAACCATTTTAGCTTAGAGACAGTACTGTATGATTTACCTCGTCTCTCTACTCTTAGTCCTGATGAATGGATTAGACCAGACtggtttaataaaaattgctttcatgtATTAACTTATAATTTAGATGATAGCTTAAAGAAAAGCTTACCCACATCATGGACATCTAAGATGTTAAATGATAATCTTGTTACTGAAAGCAATTCATTAGATTACAACTTCCAGAAAAAAATCATGCCAGTGAaagatataattgaaagtagCGACGATGTGGTTCttataaatttagagcaaaagCAAATTCAAAAAGATGGTTTAATTGTTGTTGCTTCTCTGATAGATAGAGTTCCCAATTTAGGTGGATTGTGTCGAACATGTGAAGTGTTTGGTGTGAAGGAATTTGTTATAGGTTCTCTTCGATATATTGAAGACAAGCAGTTTCAGAATTTAGCTGTTTCGGCAGATAAGTGGGTTTCCATTAAAGAAGTTAAAACTTATATGCTCAAAGAATATTTAATGTCAATGAAAGAAGAAGGATATACACTTGTAGGAGCAGAGCAAACAGAAGATAGTTGTAATTTGAAGGAATATCAATTCccaaagaaatcaattttattactaGGTCATGAGAAAGAAGGTTTGCCTGTTGAGTTGATCCAGCTGTTGGATACTTGTGTGGAAATACCTCAACAAGGTGTTGTACGATCTCTTAATGTTCATGTCAGTGGAGCTATATTAATCTGGGAATATGCACGCCAGCATAgcaatttatcttaatttatgtaatttataggATTTTCGTGAAATGTAAagttactaaataatttaatcttcactaacatataaaatttttttaacttcgttGGGACGATTGTTCCCAAAAAGAAGTGCTTCCTGTGGACAAGATCTGCTAAGTGCCAACTATATGTACAAGCTTGAGCTCCTTCTCCTGCTAAGCTTAATGTCCATTAGCAAAAAAATTCGTTGAAATGTGTATAAATTagataaaactgatatttttttaaatatatagtaataggtatttcattaaatctattgtattttattatcattgaaaGTATCTAAATTAATTCTAGATAATTGATATAGATCCTTGCTGGAATACTTGCCGCCAATGAAATGACATTCTGCCGCCAATGAAAATAATCACATCAAAAtatgcacccccccccctcccaataTAAAGATTTGACCTGGGAGAGAGAAATTATAATGTACAAGACCAATTCTTTGAAAGAAACATGGATAATATTGTCATCTAATGGAAAACATTTCTCTATAAAAAACCAAACACCTACACATAAGTGATTCTGCAAATAAAATCCTGCCGCAATGTAAGTATGCAACATACAGCTTTGAAGAGAATTCGTGataatatacatacatatcaTTCATCCTGACGgggtaaaagaattttaaaataagaaaaaattattgtgcaGAATAACTGAGGATATAATGACTAAGTTTTAGTAAATAagatattatctgaaaataataaagtacttTTTATATCAATGTCTAAAAAgttattctgtgaaaaaaaataattttccttaaaaaaatcgatttgtcCAACGTATTAGCTTTAATAgtcatttaaaatagttatattcatatgaatcaaaatatatatgcataacaaatattcaattttaaaaattaaaaaaatatatatattctgaaatctttggaattcataaaaaaatccaaGTGTAATGAACAGGGTGGAtctgttgaaatatatatatgtctttTAAGATCAAGAGAAAGAAACAACTTTTAATCATACGGCACtcaatgtgtttatttttatattgtacatAATGAAATGAGACTGTACACaatctaaataaaattccttttacacttaaatgcatcttaaaaatagctaaaaacaGTTACAATAAAGCTCAGTTCATTGTTATCTAGAGGACTAAAAATTGGCTATTAATTAGTAccctggatttttttaaaatttaaaatatcaaattttacacaACATTCTTAACATCAAAGTATGAATCATAACAATTGAGTTTTCACAATCATTTAAAtcatcatttcatatttatatgtaaaaacatgaaatatcagTAATTTCAAACTGtacattctataaaaaat comes from Argiope bruennichi chromosome 2, qqArgBrue1.1, whole genome shotgun sequence and encodes:
- the LOC129990009 gene encoding probable methyltransferase TARBP1 isoform X2 — encoded protein: MPILIIKKCFSAISFQIHVIKPVLPKFSRILSLAARENSSTDENNVKLISAWLMALISRMLKHETKFIIKWALSTVLTFDFKKHVLHEDSLKMLIKILFETLNDQSLYSRNSEQDNYSLFLSSEKISKFLKNYISGLKFPSEKVTFFRYLLNIIASQSWCIVALLHITVALSTLESTPSWSKSDISLIRNIVVNCQRSHEPAFRASLEYFMMECCTLFMDWNSLHIENLVELLSVFKSSAVSRHSKPWNNFAARIHELIFNESSGAITQDTATEYCTKNITKILEVNINEAPDADVEEVELEKMARMLMLFADASVISVESTQDKLHWNSILNPVISIIQFASNRPYMHSKKFLSSVKLITLLIKESHGCDKIELDPHTTNIIGSLNQSPEIIEFLYQRLFMNIYNNSCISQSYILFEFFDTIIAESRLNGLFLSIIPQMMKKVEDILEDKTQRRNLLFSLWKILVSLVNSGLAINFSIIQSLNYRIFSEVLKCGILQECLSKPANLDGIRKEQWLRFSHQSICNFWCVIHSVIPHLSDDEMTFIMLPLIEETEKVFNDGPKIVVPYAISCLKQIIPKLGKHNLSMMSALLEVAWKSCLELRGNEAFRPSLSSLIEIIFQPDMIQEAFFPSLDMYFKRFKELSESTSGIFYTFIKQFCSAIPLRKLLESGFNCIHIFVFALTFGPIHQKAHKIMEETLIYLLEQDPHLSRSLTLVDSNKPSCFVRITILEYLLENLKEETKESEDFVFLLIQELMMADSEDESKPTSHFANSLSHRIRNRAWQSILLIQHFIKNKVLNEQLLLKTLTALGAESQQPSIRYLQEWVTFNVLHVEQSFINKFILIIDDSLDKRPSYIISVVSITNLLILHQIINEKNNIAKCFKLLTILCMAQNFTVRLYAQVTLTNLFELCQQMDISNFINQYEFVSQMIDMQTTMVEGHGNFFKNIKKLSSDFYFSAFNPINHFSLETVLYDLPRLSTLSPDEWIRPDWFNKNCFHVLTYNLDDSLKKSLPTSWTSKMLNDNLVTESNSLDYNFQKKIMPVKDIIESSDDVVLINLEQKQIQKDGLIVVASLIDRVPNLGGLCRTCEVFGVKEFVIGSLRYIEDKQFQNLAVSADKWVSIKEVKTYMLKEYLMSMKEEGYTLVGAEQTEDSCNLKEYQFPKKSILLLGHEKEGLPVELIQLLDTCVEIPQQGVVRSLNVHVSGAILIWEYARQHSNLS